The following proteins are co-located in the Theropithecus gelada isolate Dixy chromosome 19, Tgel_1.0, whole genome shotgun sequence genome:
- the LOC112613033 gene encoding galectin-16 encodes MSFLTVPYKLPVSLSVGSCVIIKGTPIDSSVNEPQLQVDFYTEMNEESEIAFHLRVHLGRRVVMNSREFGIWMLEENLHYVPFEDGKPFDLRIYVCRNEYEVKVNGEYIYAFVHRIPPSYVKMIQVRRDVSLDSVLVSNGWR; translated from the exons ATGTCATTTCTAACT GTGCCATACAAACTGCCTGTGTCTTTGTCTGTTGGTTCCTGCGTGATAATCAAAGGGACACCGATCGACTCTTCTGT CAATGAACCACAGCTGCAGGTGGATTTCTACACTGAGATGAATGAGGAGTCAGAAATTGCCTTCCATTTGCGAGTGCACTTAGGCCGTCGTGTGGTCATGAACAGTCGTGAGTTTGGGATATGGATGTTGGAGGAGAATTTACACTATGTGCCCTTTGAGGATGGCAAACCATTTGACCTGCGCATCTATGTGTGTCGCAATGAGTATGAG GTAAAGGTAAATGGTGAATACATTTACGCCTTTGTCCATCGAATCCCACCATCATATGTGAAGATGATTCAAGTACGCAGAGATGTCTCCCTGGACTCAGTGCTTGTCAGCAATGGATGGAGATGA